In Methanocaldococcus sp. FS406-22, the genomic stretch CTACGGTGATAAGGTGATATTATTCTTCGAATATGCCCTTGCCTCTGGTTTTGAGGATAAAGCCATTTTAAAAGAAGGAAAGATGATGTTTGACACATTATTAAAGCAATTCTTAGAGATTGATGAGGTTGTATCTTTAATTTATAGAGATTTTGCTGATGACTATAAAGATTTTAAAAACCTTAAGATAGTTGAGATTAATAATGAAAATGAAATTGAAAAAACATTAAACAACATCTTAAAATCTGAAAAAATTGATTATGCATTAGTTATAGCTCCAGAGGATGAGGGAATTTTATACAATCTAACAAAAATCATTGAAAGCTATCCAGTAAAAAACCTTGGTTGTTCTTCTGAAGCAATAAAAATAGCTGGAAATAAATATCTAACCTACTTATCAATAAAAGATGCTGTAAAGACACCAAAAACCTTTCCACCAAAGAGATATGTTATAAAAAAGATAGACAGCTGTGGAGGAAAATTTAACTTAGTTGATGAGAATTTTTTAATCCAAGAGTTTGTTGAGGGGGAAAACTTATCTGTCTCTCTGATTGTTGGTAAAGAAATCTATCCAATATCTTTAAATAGGCAGTATATTGATGAGAGAGGTTTTGTTGGTGGTGAGGTAGCTATTGAGCATAATCTAAAAGATAAAATATTTAATGAGGTAATTAAAGCAATTAAATGTATAAATGGACTGAATGGATATGTAGGTGTTGATGTTATAGTTAATGAGGATATATACATCATAGAGATAAATCCAAGGATTACAACAACAATCTATGGCTTAAAAACAAGCCCAAGCTTAGCAGAGCTATTAATAAAGAATGCAAACAATGAAGAGCTGAAATTTAAAGTAAATGGTGAGAGATTTACAATAGACAAATAGGTGATTATATGAAAGACCCAAAGGACATTGTGCTTAAAGAAAGTGAGGATATTGAAGGCATAGCAATTGAAGGCCCTTGGTTAGAGGAGGATATAAGCTTAGAGGAGATAGTTAAAAACTACTACCTAAAAATTGGATTCCAAGCATCACACATTGGTAAGGCAATAAAAATCTGGAAACATATTGAAGAGAAGAGAAAAAAAGGAGATGAAATAACAGTATTCTTTGGATACACATCAAATATTGTATCATCTGGATTGAGGGAGATTATTGCCTATCTTGTAAAGCATAAAAAGGTTGATGTTATTGTTACAACAGCTGGAGGAGTTGAAGAGGACTTTATAAAATGCCTAAAGCCATTTATATTAGGAGATTGGAAGGTAGATGGAAAAATATTGAGAGAGAAAGGGATAAACAGAATTGGAAACATCTTTGTTCCAAACGATAGATACATTGCCTTTGAAGAGTATATGATGGAGTTTTTTGAAGAGATTTTAAATTTACAGAGAGAGACTGGAAAGATTATTACTGCAAGTGAATTCTGCTATAAATTAGGGGAATTTATGGATAAAAAATTGGGTAAAGAGAGGGAGAAATCAATCCTATACTGGGCATATAAAAACAATATCCCAATATTCTGCCCGGCAATAACTGATGGTTCGATTGGAGACATGCTGTATTTCTTTAAAAAGTATAATAAAGATGAAGAACTAAAGATAGATATTGCCAACGACATTGTAAAGCTGAATGATATAGCTATAAACTCTAAAGAAACTGCATGCATTGTTTTAGGTGGCTCTTTACCAAAGCATAGCATTATAAATGCCAATCTATTTAGAGAAGGGACTGACTATGCAATATATATAACCACAGCCCTACCTTGGGATGGCTCTCTAAGTGGAGCTCCACCAGAGGAAGGTATATCATGGGGAAAAATTGGGGCTGAGGCAGATTATGTTGAAATTTGGGGAGATGCAACAATAATATTCCCATTATTGGTTTATTGCGTGATGAAGTGATAGTATGCTTTATGTTGTAGGTATTGGTAGCGGTAATGAGAAACATTTCACAAAAGAGGCTGAAGAGATTTTAAATAAAGTAGATTTGATTGTGTGCTATAAAAACTACAAAAAGTTTGTTGAGAGGTTTAATAAGCCAATATACACAACTAGAATGACAAAGGAGATTGATAGAGTAGAATATGCTTTAAAAGAGGCTAAAAATAAAGATGTAGCCTTAGTTTCAAGTGGTGATGCAACAATCTATGGTTTAGCCTCTTTAGCCTATGAAATAAATGCAGTTAAAGGATATAATGTAGATATAAAGGTTATTCCGGGGATAACTGCATGTTCATTAGCTTCAGCAATCTTAGGCAGTCCATTAAACCATGACTTTGTTGTTATAAGCTTTAGTGATTTATTAACACCATTAGAGACAATATTAAAGAGATTTAGATGTGCATTGGAAGGAGACTTTGTTATCTGCATATACAACCCACTAAGTAGAAAGAGGATAGAGCCATTTTTAAAGGCAATGGATATTTTATCTGAATTTGCAAAAGATAGGAATTATGTGGTTGGAATAGTTAAAAATGCTGGTAGAGATAATGAGGAAGTTTTAATTACAAACTTCAAAGAGCTTTATAAAAACTTAGAAAACTATTTGGAGTTTATAGACATGAATACAATACTAATTGTTGGCAATTCTTCAACAAAAATTATCAATGGCAAGATGATTACACCAAGAGGTTATTTGGACAAATATAAAATTTAGGTGAAAATATGCTTGAAAAAATCAGAGAAGAGTTGAATGCTTATTTCTTAGAGAGGAGGGAGGAGATTGATATTGCTTTAACATCAATCTTAGCTAATGAGCATACTGTATTTTTGGGCAATCCGGGAGTTGCCAAATCACAATTAATTAGGGCTATAGCATCCCATATAAACGCTAATTACTTCGAAAAGCTTATTACAAGATTTACTACAGAGGATGAGTTATTCGGCCCTTTAAGCATTAAAGAGTTAAAGGATAATGATAGGTTTGTTAGGAAAACCTCTGGATACTTGCCAACAGCTGAAATTGCCTTCTTAGATGAGGTTTTTAAGGCAAATAGTTCAATATTAAATGCCTTATTATCAATAATCAATGAAAGGATTTATCATAATGGGGATAGGATTGAAAAAGTGCCTTTAATAAGCCTCTTCGGAGCCTCAAACGAACTACCAGAAGAAAATGAATTATTAGCATTCTATGATAGGTTTCTATTTAGAAAAGTTGTTAGAGGAATAAGAAGTTATGAAAATCTCTCAAAACTAATTGACTTAGATGAGGAATATAAGCCAAAAACAATTATTGATGTTGAAGATGTTAAAGAAATGCAGAAAGAAGCTTTAAAAGTTGATATATCAAACATAAAAGAGGATTTGATTAAGATAAAGCTATCTTTGGAGAGTGAGGGAATAAGAATATCTGATAGAAGGTTTAAAAAGTCAGTTAAGGCAGTTAAGTGCTTTGCATACTTAAATGGCAAAGAAAAAGCTGATGAGAATGATTTAGACATCTTAAGGCATATTTACTGGAATGAGCCAGATGAGTTCTTTAAGGTTTCAGTAGAGATTTTTAAGATTTCTAATCACTTTGCTGGCTTTGCTTTAGAGCAGAGAGAAATCTTAGACAGCTTAATGAATGAGATAAAGAAGATTAATAAAGATAGGAT encodes the following:
- a CDS encoding deoxyhypusine synthase; amino-acid sequence: MKDPKDIVLKESEDIEGIAIEGPWLEEDISLEEIVKNYYLKIGFQASHIGKAIKIWKHIEEKRKKGDEITVFFGYTSNIVSSGLREIIAYLVKHKKVDVIVTTAGGVEEDFIKCLKPFILGDWKVDGKILREKGINRIGNIFVPNDRYIAFEEYMMEFFEEILNLQRETGKIITASEFCYKLGEFMDKKLGKEREKSILYWAYKNNIPIFCPAITDGSIGDMLYFFKKYNKDEELKIDIANDIVKLNDIAINSKETACIVLGGSLPKHSIINANLFREGTDYAIYITTALPWDGSLSGAPPEEGISWGKIGAEADYVEIWGDATIIFPLLVYCVMK
- a CDS encoding AAA family ATPase; the encoded protein is MLEKIREELNAYFLERREEIDIALTSILANEHTVFLGNPGVAKSQLIRAIASHINANYFEKLITRFTTEDELFGPLSIKELKDNDRFVRKTSGYLPTAEIAFLDEVFKANSSILNALLSIINERIYHNGDRIEKVPLISLFGASNELPEENELLAFYDRFLFRKVVRGIRSYENLSKLIDLDEEYKPKTIIDVEDVKEMQKEALKVDISNIKEDLIKIKLSLESEGIRISDRRFKKSVKAVKCFAYLNGKEKADENDLDILRHIYWNEPDEFFKVSVEIFKISNHFAGFALEQREILDSLMNEIKKINKDRIKLGGIEYRKCLEILGKLNSMSITLKDVKNKAIEANKPYELVEDVLKEVEGFKKYVEELLKG
- the mfnD gene encoding tyramine--L-glutamate ligase; translation: MILFFEYALASGFEDKAILKEGKMMFDTLLKQFLEIDEVVSLIYRDFADDYKDFKNLKIVEINNENEIEKTLNNILKSEKIDYALVIAPEDEGILYNLTKIIESYPVKNLGCSSEAIKIAGNKYLTYLSIKDAVKTPKTFPPKRYVIKKIDSCGGKFNLVDENFLIQEFVEGENLSVSLIVGKEIYPISLNRQYIDERGFVGGEVAIEHNLKDKIFNEVIKAIKCINGLNGYVGVDVIVNEDIYIIEINPRITTTIYGLKTSPSLAELLIKNANNEELKFKVNGERFTIDK
- the cobJ gene encoding precorrin-3B C(17)-methyltransferase, with the translated sequence MLYVVGIGSGNEKHFTKEAEEILNKVDLIVCYKNYKKFVERFNKPIYTTRMTKEIDRVEYALKEAKNKDVALVSSGDATIYGLASLAYEINAVKGYNVDIKVIPGITACSLASAILGSPLNHDFVVISFSDLLTPLETILKRFRCALEGDFVICIYNPLSRKRIEPFLKAMDILSEFAKDRNYVVGIVKNAGRDNEEVLITNFKELYKNLENYLEFIDMNTILIVGNSSTKIINGKMITPRGYLDKYKI